A genome region from Schlesneria paludicola DSM 18645 includes the following:
- a CDS encoding PAAR domain-containing protein, producing MGKPAARLGDLVIQSGPHCHAPMHPINPVPHPPMPLAIIKGQVNVLIGGKPAARKTDMTAPCALAGCAPGGPGMVQLASGTVMIGGLPAARVGDMTQHSACMAVIPGPAGNILPPGCPTVMIGG from the coding sequence GTGGGAAAACCTGCAGCAAGACTCGGCGATCTCGTGATCCAGAGTGGTCCGCATTGCCATGCCCCGATGCATCCCATCAATCCCGTTCCACACCCGCCCATGCCTCTGGCCATTATTAAGGGGCAGGTGAACGTGCTAATCGGTGGCAAACCGGCAGCTCGCAAGACAGATATGACGGCGCCGTGTGCCCTGGCTGGATGTGCCCCCGGCGGTCCGGGGATGGTTCAACTTGCTTCGGGGACTGTTATGATTGGTGGATTGCCGGCCGCGCGTGTGGGCGACATGACTCAGCACTCCGCCTGCATGGCCGTGATCCCGGGGCCTGCCGGGAACATACTCCCTCCCGGCTGCCCGACGGTCATGATTGGGGGCTGA
- a CDS encoding TolC family protein: MRGVTSVLGLMGMTTVVICGCLRHAVTPPPAARNIDNGHYHKLAKEIEYPDHAPVDDESLTTTVEPMSLTSPDSSGYCDMTLEEVMNLALANSSVLRDLGGTVLRAPDSSKSKKDPSLIESDPRYGIEAALAAFDANFTSSFSYEKNDRALNNIFFGGGTRLFNQEFATLQTQVAKTAATGTQFAFRNYTQYDANNAPGNAFPGAYTTWYDLEARQPLLKGAGVNFNRLAGPNAQPGFINGVLIARINSDISLADFELGVRNFASDVENAYWDLYFAYRDLDAKVSARDAALETWRRIHALYERGRRGGEAEKEAQAREQYFRFEEEAQNSLHGRLIDGTRTFNGSTGGTFRGTGGIYVVERRLRLLAGLPINDGRLIRPADEPTHAKVEFNWEATLIEGLTRRSELRRQKWQIKKREAELEANKNFLKPQLDLTGRYRFRGFGQDLFPGSGSGPFNNATDDLLSGKFQEWQAGFELSFPIGFRQAYSAIRHAELQLARERVVLREQERAVVYDLSNAIAETARAFALVETNLNRRMAAAEQVAAVETAYENDNASLDSLLDAQRRLSDAQIAYYRSRVEYQLSVKNVQFERGTLLDYNEIYLSEGAWPRKAYDDAEVRESLKGDARRYTTFEKLNPWVSRPAFPRVIVPSGAILDSQTSGDEESSEPAPLQDQYDSMDSDSSDSDPIEADPGDDGRLDPDAFGATP; the protein is encoded by the coding sequence ATGCGCGGAGTGACCTCAGTTTTGGGACTGATGGGGATGACGACGGTTGTCATCTGTGGGTGCCTGCGCCATGCAGTCACTCCACCGCCTGCGGCACGGAATATCGACAATGGACACTATCACAAACTCGCCAAAGAGATCGAGTACCCCGACCATGCTCCGGTCGACGACGAATCGCTCACCACGACAGTGGAACCGATGTCTCTGACGAGCCCTGATTCTTCGGGCTACTGTGACATGACACTCGAAGAGGTCATGAATCTGGCGCTGGCAAATTCGTCCGTGCTTCGAGATTTGGGGGGGACAGTACTGCGCGCCCCCGACAGCTCCAAATCGAAAAAAGATCCGTCGCTCATCGAATCCGATCCCCGGTATGGAATCGAAGCAGCGTTGGCCGCGTTTGACGCGAATTTCACGTCAAGCTTCTCGTATGAGAAGAACGATCGCGCCCTGAACAATATCTTTTTCGGCGGTGGGACGCGTCTGTTCAATCAAGAATTCGCGACGCTGCAGACTCAGGTTGCAAAGACCGCCGCAACGGGAACTCAATTTGCGTTCCGAAACTATACGCAGTACGACGCGAACAACGCGCCAGGTAATGCCTTTCCAGGTGCGTATACCACCTGGTACGACTTGGAAGCGCGACAACCATTGCTGAAGGGGGCTGGCGTCAACTTCAATCGACTGGCTGGCCCGAACGCTCAGCCCGGCTTCATCAACGGAGTACTGATTGCGAGAATCAACTCGGACATCTCGTTGGCCGATTTCGAATTGGGTGTTCGTAACTTCGCCAGCGATGTCGAGAACGCGTACTGGGACCTCTATTTCGCTTATCGTGATCTGGACGCGAAAGTCTCGGCTCGCGACGCGGCACTAGAAACCTGGCGACGAATTCACGCACTCTACGAACGGGGGCGTCGTGGTGGCGAGGCAGAAAAAGAGGCTCAGGCACGTGAGCAATACTTCCGTTTCGAAGAAGAAGCACAGAACTCTCTGCATGGCCGTCTCATCGATGGCACGCGCACGTTCAACGGTAGCACTGGTGGCACCTTTCGTGGAACGGGCGGAATTTACGTTGTTGAGCGCCGCCTAAGATTGCTTGCAGGATTGCCAATCAACGACGGCCGCTTGATCCGTCCCGCCGACGAACCAACCCACGCCAAGGTCGAATTCAACTGGGAAGCAACGCTCATCGAAGGACTGACCCGCCGCTCGGAACTTCGAAGACAGAAATGGCAGATCAAAAAACGCGAAGCGGAACTCGAAGCGAACAAGAATTTCTTGAAACCACAACTCGATCTGACAGGACGCTATCGCTTCCGTGGGTTCGGGCAGGATCTATTTCCCGGTAGTGGATCGGGGCCATTCAACAACGCCACGGACGACCTGTTGAGCGGGAAATTTCAAGAGTGGCAAGCGGGATTCGAGCTTTCGTTCCCGATCGGCTTCCGACAGGCATATTCGGCCATTCGCCATGCCGAGCTTCAACTGGCACGTGAACGCGTCGTACTGCGCGAGCAGGAACGTGCTGTCGTTTATGACTTGAGCAACGCCATCGCAGAGACCGCACGCGCATTTGCACTCGTCGAAACGAACTTAAATCGACGGATGGCCGCCGCTGAGCAAGTCGCCGCAGTTGAAACCGCCTACGAGAACGACAATGCTTCGCTTGATTCGTTACTCGACGCCCAGCGTCGCCTGTCTGACGCACAAATTGCCTATTATCGTTCGCGCGTCGAATATCAATTGTCCGTGAAGAACGTCCAGTTCGAGCGTGGAACGCTGCTCGATTACAACGAGATTTATCTGAGCGAAGGCGCCTGGCCACGCAAGGCGTATGATGACGCGGAAGTGCGCGAATCACTGAAGGGGGATGCTCGTCGCTATACCACCTTCGAAAAGCTCAATCCCTGGGTCAGTCGCCCCGCATTTCCACGAGTGATCGTTCCATCGGGCGCGATTCTGGACTCACAGACCAGTGGGGACGAAGAATCTTCCGAGCCAGCTCCACTACAGGATCAGTATGATTCGATGGATTCCGATTCGTCAGATTCCGATCCAATTGAAGCGGACCCCGGCGACGACGGCAGACTTGATCCGGACGCCTTTGGAGCGACACCCTAG
- a CDS encoding methyltransferase domain-containing protein, which yields MRLKHFQALRPVCPVCRTESRGDQPLVISQAIRETAEDILEGILLCPCTDCQREFPILDGIPIIVGPLRAYVSDNVLPALMRSDLSEELESLLGDCSGPGSAFDVRRQLLSAYSWDHYGDYDLADAPSTTSSGSIVRNLAESLQLAGPLPSGPVIDMGCSVGRTTFELAEHHDQLALGVDLNFSMLQLASSILRTGRVSYPRRRVGVVYDRREFAYVSSHAHQVDFWACDLLALPFSRQSFSIAVALNVLDCVSAPAEFLHSASGLLNPGGKLILTTPFDWSPAATNVEGWLGGHSQRAVERGASENAVRKLFTEGAPGQIPEMDVIEERDSLPWQVRLHDRASMSYRLSLTIAQKRESVLAISSSEPPISH from the coding sequence TTGCGCCTCAAGCACTTTCAGGCACTGCGGCCGGTTTGTCCTGTTTGCCGAACGGAATCTCGCGGAGACCAGCCGCTCGTGATCTCTCAGGCGATTCGAGAAACGGCTGAAGATATTCTTGAGGGAATCTTGCTTTGTCCGTGTACGGACTGTCAGCGAGAATTTCCGATTCTCGATGGGATTCCCATTATCGTGGGGCCGTTGCGGGCATATGTGTCCGACAATGTTCTTCCAGCGTTGATGCGATCCGACTTATCCGAAGAGTTGGAAAGCCTGCTTGGCGACTGCAGTGGACCGGGATCCGCTTTCGATGTTCGAAGACAATTGCTGAGCGCTTATTCCTGGGATCATTACGGTGATTACGATCTCGCGGACGCGCCGTCAACGACATCTTCGGGCTCAATTGTACGAAATCTCGCCGAGTCGCTTCAGCTTGCGGGGCCGTTGCCTTCAGGGCCCGTGATCGACATGGGGTGTTCTGTGGGCCGAACCACATTCGAACTGGCTGAGCACCACGATCAGCTCGCGCTGGGTGTCGACCTGAATTTTTCGATGCTGCAGTTGGCGTCAAGCATCTTGAGAACCGGACGCGTGAGCTATCCGCGGCGGCGTGTCGGTGTTGTTTATGATCGCCGAGAGTTCGCCTATGTCTCGTCCCACGCACATCAGGTCGATTTTTGGGCCTGCGACCTGCTTGCACTTCCCTTTTCGCGGCAATCGTTTTCAATTGCCGTTGCTCTAAATGTCCTTGATTGCGTGTCCGCACCTGCCGAGTTTCTGCATTCTGCATCGGGACTGCTGAACCCCGGTGGAAAGCTGATCCTCACCACACCATTTGACTGGTCCCCTGCGGCAACAAATGTAGAAGGTTGGCTCGGTGGGCATTCACAGCGCGCGGTCGAACGAGGGGCGTCAGAGAACGCGGTTCGTAAATTGTTTACGGAGGGGGCGCCGGGTCAGATACCAGAGATGGACGTGATCGAAGAACGGGACTCGCTTCCATGGCAGGTCAGGCTGCACGATCGAGCCAGTATGTCGTATCGTCTCAGTCTGACGATCGCACAAAAACGAGAATCCGTTCTGGCTATTTCTTCTTCGGAGCCGCCAATTTCCCATTGA
- a CDS encoding type VI secretion system Vgr family protein: MAINRVSFTIPGGDDLTLRRVTTIEQLGRPFEYHVELLSQSNTLTYEDFLGQSATISYELPRGGTRYFNGIVASFGQTSIDGGTHVFRAILRPWFWLMSRTSDCRIFQNLSVPDIFEQVCSDLGFVDRKNSLTGTYVARKFCCQYRESAFQFLSRLFEEEGIYYFFKHESGKHTLTLCDGASAHESFANYEDLPFAPMKLHEERVDSWNPALELQPVKHVLRDFDFQNPTADLSAILNTSRSHQHANLEVYDYPGRYYTTDIGNNFVTVRNDEAQAQFLRINATCDTCAINPGYLLKLTDHPRDDQNTDYLIVSAKHDFVNPDVVPGVEHHSDFVVIPKTQTFRSQRTTPKPVISGLQTAIVTGKSGEEIWTDEYGRVKVQFHWDRVGQSDENSSCWIRVAQSWAGKKWGSQFLPRIGQEVVVEFVEGDPDRPLITGSVYNANQPVPYELPANATQSGVKTRSSKTGDEQTFNELRFEDKKESELVYFHAQKDFQRVVENNDSLTVGLETKDPGDQTIQIHNHRTVTLDEGNDTLLVKKGKREGTISEGDDLLTVSKGKQEVTISEGNQILTVSQGNQTITVSQGDQSVTITAGSSTTEAGTAIELKVGGNSIKIDSSGITIKGTKISIEGVAKTDIKAPKVSVTADGDLTLMGSMTKIN; this comes from the coding sequence ATGGCGATCAATCGAGTGTCGTTCACGATTCCCGGCGGCGACGATTTGACACTTCGTCGGGTGACAACGATTGAGCAATTAGGCCGTCCTTTCGAATATCATGTCGAACTGCTCAGCCAGTCGAACACCCTGACCTACGAAGATTTTTTGGGGCAGTCGGCCACGATCAGCTATGAGTTGCCACGGGGTGGCACCCGTTACTTCAACGGGATCGTCGCGAGCTTCGGACAAACCTCGATTGATGGAGGTACGCACGTATTCCGGGCCATACTTCGTCCGTGGTTCTGGCTGATGTCAAGGACGTCCGACTGCCGCATTTTTCAGAACCTCTCGGTCCCCGATATCTTCGAACAAGTCTGTAGTGATTTGGGGTTCGTCGATCGCAAGAACAGCCTGACAGGAACATACGTCGCGAGAAAGTTCTGCTGCCAGTATAGGGAATCCGCCTTTCAATTCCTGAGCCGCCTGTTTGAGGAAGAGGGGATCTATTACTTTTTCAAGCATGAATCAGGCAAGCACACGTTGACATTGTGTGATGGGGCAAGTGCCCACGAGTCCTTCGCCAATTATGAAGATCTGCCATTTGCCCCGATGAAGCTTCACGAAGAGCGGGTCGATTCATGGAACCCTGCACTCGAACTTCAACCGGTCAAACACGTTTTGCGGGATTTCGACTTTCAAAACCCCACCGCGGACTTGAGCGCCATCCTAAACACGTCACGCAGTCATCAACACGCCAACCTCGAAGTATATGACTATCCCGGACGTTATTACACGACTGACATTGGCAACAATTTCGTCACAGTGAGAAACGACGAGGCTCAAGCTCAGTTTCTAAGAATTAACGCGACATGTGATACGTGTGCAATCAACCCGGGTTACTTGTTGAAGTTGACCGATCATCCCCGTGATGATCAGAACACGGACTATTTGATCGTTTCAGCGAAACACGATTTCGTGAATCCAGATGTCGTCCCCGGCGTGGAGCATCACAGCGATTTTGTCGTGATTCCGAAAACGCAAACCTTCCGTTCGCAACGCACCACGCCCAAACCGGTCATCTCGGGACTTCAAACTGCCATCGTGACAGGCAAGTCGGGAGAAGAGATCTGGACCGACGAATATGGGCGTGTGAAGGTACAGTTTCATTGGGATCGAGTGGGACAATCTGACGAGAATAGTTCATGTTGGATTCGCGTGGCGCAATCGTGGGCCGGTAAGAAATGGGGCAGCCAATTCTTGCCGCGAATCGGACAAGAAGTTGTGGTTGAATTCGTTGAAGGAGACCCCGATCGTCCATTAATTACCGGAAGTGTCTACAACGCTAATCAACCCGTTCCGTACGAGCTGCCCGCCAATGCAACCCAAAGCGGGGTGAAAACGCGTAGCTCGAAAACCGGCGATGAACAAACGTTCAATGAGCTGCGATTCGAGGATAAGAAAGAGAGCGAACTTGTCTATTTCCATGCTCAGAAGGACTTTCAACGCGTTGTCGAGAACAACGATTCGTTGACAGTCGGGCTGGAAACAAAAGACCCTGGCGATCAGACAATTCAGATTCACAATCACCGCACGGTGACCCTGGACGAAGGTAACGATACGCTTCTGGTCAAAAAGGGAAAGCGCGAGGGGACGATCAGCGAAGGGGACGACCTTCTTACGGTCTCAAAAGGCAAGCAAGAGGTCACGATTTCAGAAGGAAATCAGATCCTCACCGTGTCGCAAGGCAATCAGACCATCACGGTATCTCAGGGAGATCAATCTGTCACGATCACTGCGGGAAGTTCGACGACAGAGGCGGGTACAGCGATCGAACTGAAGGTCGGTGGGAACTCAATCAAAATCGATTCGAGTGGCATCACGATCAAGGGTACGAAGATCTCGATTGAAGGGGTCGCCAAAACGGATATTAAGGCTCCTAAAGTCTCCGTCACGGCGGATGGCGATCTGACGCTGATGGGCAGCATGACAAAAATCAATTGA
- a CDS encoding FHA domain-containing protein, with protein sequence MGITLSVVTGASAGRKVRLSTGQTARFGRTEWADYSFPHDRSMSDVHFIVECNHDHCLVRDLGSESGTFVGDAQVTEVRLHTSDQIKAGATVFSVVVDGESIPNRIESSTATVETVDSTLTSAAPVPPPTLVEICEYVKLDATALELAKGRTIAPLEFVSVLAHERQFMSALRLMAHQLQRREAVWWGSLCTRESVGSALSPKDVAALDAAEQWVKTGEEADRRKAHDAAELTKYETAAGWVAEAAFWADGSLSPIGFDDVISDERLTGQAITGALLMAAVQVSPLKAQANYSRYLAIAQDVLNGKLAAPKKK encoded by the coding sequence TTGGGTATCACGCTCAGCGTAGTAACCGGTGCGTCAGCAGGCCGTAAAGTGCGCCTGTCCACGGGGCAGACGGCACGCTTCGGCCGAACAGAATGGGCCGATTACTCATTCCCGCATGATCGTTCGATGAGTGACGTTCATTTCATCGTCGAATGCAATCACGACCATTGCCTGGTGCGTGACCTGGGAAGCGAATCAGGGACCTTCGTCGGCGACGCTCAGGTCACAGAAGTCAGGCTTCACACCAGCGATCAGATCAAGGCCGGCGCCACGGTGTTTTCCGTTGTCGTCGACGGTGAATCCATTCCAAATCGAATCGAATCGAGTACGGCAACAGTCGAGACAGTTGACTCAACTTTGACGAGCGCCGCACCAGTCCCGCCGCCAACGTTAGTTGAGATTTGCGAGTACGTGAAGTTGGACGCAACGGCGCTTGAACTCGCCAAGGGCCGCACAATCGCGCCGCTGGAATTTGTGAGTGTCCTCGCCCACGAACGCCAGTTCATGTCCGCACTGCGATTGATGGCACATCAGCTACAACGGCGTGAGGCCGTATGGTGGGGTTCGCTTTGCACACGAGAAAGCGTAGGAAGTGCCTTGTCACCGAAGGACGTCGCGGCACTTGATGCCGCCGAGCAATGGGTCAAAACCGGCGAAGAAGCGGATCGCAGGAAAGCGCATGATGCAGCAGAGTTAACCAAGTACGAGACGGCGGCTGGATGGGTCGCTGAAGCGGCATTTTGGGCGGATGGAAGTCTCTCCCCCATCGGATTCGATGATGTGATCTCTGACGAGCGGCTGACCGGACAAGCCATCACAGGTGCGCTATTAATGGCGGCGGTGCAAGTTTCGCCGCTGAAAGCACAAGCGAACTACTCGCGTTATCTGGCGATCGCTCAGGATGTGCTCAATGGGAAATTGGCGGCTCCGAAGAAGAAATAG